In Nonomuraea sp. NBC_00507, the following are encoded in one genomic region:
- a CDS encoding LacI family DNA-binding transcriptional regulator, with product MTLERRTPVSRSRRPTIKDVAEAAGVSRSTVSRALTGRGYAASDVRERVLRAAAELGYVPDVMARTLKQQVSRSVGILVSDLRNPFYAELAAGASREARERGYTMVLADTSLSAEAESEAAEALVALRVAGVVVTPNSSAVSTYLSSHGIPVVEVDRQFAPGSTDGVVVGNRVGARTATAHLVALGHRRIALFIDETDWTTGYERYQGYLEALGAGDIKVDPGLVVSSGWDVADARRRALDMLRGPDRPTAVFAANNVLAEGVWRSIRELGLRVPDDISLVAFDDAPWMSMVSPMVTTVSQDTFGLGATAIRRLDERIGMPEADSVTTVLTVQLVARESTASPPII from the coding sequence ATGACCTTAGAGCGGCGTACCCCCGTCAGCCGTTCCCGGCGGCCCACCATCAAGGATGTCGCAGAGGCCGCCGGCGTCTCCCGCTCCACCGTCTCCCGCGCGCTGACCGGCCGCGGGTACGCCGCCAGCGACGTGCGCGAGCGGGTCCTGCGCGCGGCCGCCGAGCTCGGATACGTTCCCGACGTCATGGCCCGCACGCTCAAACAGCAGGTCAGCAGGTCCGTCGGGATCCTGGTGAGCGACCTGCGCAACCCGTTCTACGCGGAGCTGGCGGCCGGGGCCAGCAGGGAGGCCCGCGAGCGCGGCTACACCATGGTGCTGGCGGACACGAGCCTGTCGGCCGAGGCGGAGAGCGAGGCCGCCGAGGCGCTCGTCGCGCTCAGGGTGGCGGGCGTGGTGGTGACCCCCAACTCCTCGGCCGTGTCCACCTACCTCTCCTCCCACGGCATCCCGGTGGTCGAGGTGGACCGGCAGTTCGCGCCCGGCTCGACGGACGGGGTGGTGGTGGGCAACCGCGTCGGCGCCCGTACGGCCACCGCGCACCTGGTCGCGCTGGGGCACCGCAGGATCGCGCTGTTCATCGACGAGACCGACTGGACCACCGGCTACGAGCGTTACCAGGGTTACCTCGAGGCGCTCGGCGCGGGTGACATCAAGGTGGATCCCGGCCTGGTCGTCTCGTCCGGCTGGGACGTGGCGGACGCGCGGCGCCGGGCGCTCGACATGTTGCGCGGGCCCGACCGGCCGACCGCCGTGTTCGCCGCCAACAACGTGCTCGCCGAGGGCGTCTGGCGGTCCATCCGCGAGCTGGGGCTGAGGGTGCCGGACGACATCAGCCTGGTCGCCTTCGACGACGCGCCCTGGATGAGCATGGTCTCGCCCATGGTCACCACCGTCTCGCAGGACACCTTCGGCCTGGGTGCGACGGCGATACGCAGGCTGGACGAGCGGATCGGGATGCCGGAGGCGGACTCCGTCACGACTGTGCTCACTGTGCAGCTCGTGGCCCGCGAATCGACTGCATCACCGCCCATAATCTGA
- a CDS encoding D-sedoheptulose-7-phosphate isomerase, with the protein MEHVGADPAWAHGGPLPAVLAAHVEGHLAAARGMAALIPDVEAAADLIIATFAHGGTLYTMGNGGSAADAQHLTGELIGHYKRERRPLPTVTLTTDATVMTCIANDYAYDNVFARQVQALARPGDMVAAFTTSGNSPNVISALKAARSKGAATVLFGGRDGGAAAEHADHLLLAPSSETPRIQEIHTLMLHMISEKVDAWAAA; encoded by the coding sequence ATGGAGCACGTTGGCGCAGACCCGGCCTGGGCGCACGGGGGGCCGCTGCCGGCGGTGCTCGCGGCACACGTGGAAGGACATCTCGCCGCCGCGCGGGGCATGGCGGCGCTGATCCCGGACGTGGAGGCCGCCGCGGACCTGATCATCGCGACGTTCGCGCACGGCGGCACTCTTTACACGATGGGCAACGGCGGCAGCGCGGCCGACGCCCAGCACCTCACCGGTGAGCTGATCGGCCACTACAAGCGCGAGCGCCGCCCGCTGCCCACGGTGACGCTGACGACCGACGCCACGGTCATGACGTGCATCGCCAACGACTACGCCTACGACAACGTGTTCGCCCGCCAGGTGCAGGCGCTGGCCCGTCCGGGCGACATGGTGGCGGCGTTCACCACCAGCGGCAACTCGCCCAACGTCATCAGCGCGCTCAAGGCCGCACGGAGCAAGGGCGCGGCGACAGTACTGTTCGGCGGCAGAGACGGAGGTGCCGCCGCCGAGCACGCCGACCACCTCCTCCTCGCCCCCTCCTCAGAGACGCCGCGCATCCAGGAGATCCACACACTGATGCTGCACATGATCAGCGAGAAGGTCGACGCTTGGGCGGCCGCATGA
- a CDS encoding alpha-mannosidase: MTRRPAPMANAPSGAQPSGLPRAPRPAATPGRTLHMIGNAHLDPVWLWPWQEGYQEARATFWSAIHRMDEYPDFVFTCDQVVLLSWVEESDPELFARIQEKVAEGRWAMAGGWWVEPDCNMPSGESFVRQGLYGQRYLKEKFGITATVGMNVDPFGHNAMLPAILRGQGMDSYCFLRPGPHEADLPCTMFWWESPDGSRVLAYRIPFEYCSPPGEVAGQTEKALGQLDRSLGDLMIFYGVGNHGGGPTKANIESIHRYDRMGTFGELTMSSPRRYFDEMAKRLGEQGLAELPVWHDDLQHHAAGCYSAHSGVKAWQRRAQAAVLSAERWAAVAGHDVRADLERAWKQVLFNQFHDVLPGSAIEPAYDDARDQLGEAVAIAKRIITRAHNVIARDIRIPQEDGTQPVVVFNPHPWPVTTRVEMQYGLAPAGVRVVDADGADVPCQRTQSVATTDDKGRGATVFQAELPPLGYRLYRLRQGAATAPSGLSCGETHIENDVLRLELDPATGWLSSLLDKRTGVDLVAGAAGEHTVICEDPTDTWGHRVISYDWPGEAMAVTNIVLREQGPLRARIRVEREWGRSTMVEEFILGAGGDDAVEVRVTIDWREQAHLMKLRFPVALESPAATYEIPFGHLSKPLDGAEEPAQSWVDLSGAGAGLAVVNNAKHGYDVSPGDPGRSPSIGITAVRSPVYAWHDPRLLDPEGYYSYQDQGTQRFTYLLVPHAGDWRAAGLARRAALLGSPVRAMLESFHDGALPAARGYLDDSGGQIMVTAVKAHEDTPRDLVVRAVETTGRAGVATFDIPLAGVRLTADFGPSEIRTFRIPLDDPLSAVETNLVELTTRKGAFTVEAW; the protein is encoded by the coding sequence ATGACCCGGCGCCCGGCACCCATGGCCAACGCCCCCTCCGGCGCCCAGCCGTCCGGCCTGCCGCGTGCCCCCCGCCCGGCGGCCACCCCCGGCCGCACCCTGCACATGATCGGCAACGCGCACCTCGACCCGGTGTGGCTGTGGCCCTGGCAGGAGGGATATCAGGAGGCCCGCGCGACGTTCTGGTCGGCCATCCACCGCATGGACGAATACCCCGACTTCGTCTTCACCTGTGACCAGGTCGTGCTGCTGTCCTGGGTGGAGGAGTCGGACCCGGAGCTGTTCGCCAGGATCCAGGAGAAGGTGGCGGAAGGCCGCTGGGCGATGGCCGGCGGCTGGTGGGTGGAGCCCGACTGCAACATGCCCTCCGGCGAGTCGTTCGTCCGCCAGGGCCTGTACGGGCAGCGCTACCTGAAGGAGAAGTTCGGCATCACCGCGACGGTCGGCATGAACGTCGACCCGTTCGGCCACAACGCCATGCTGCCCGCGATCCTGCGCGGCCAGGGCATGGACTCCTACTGCTTCCTGCGCCCCGGACCGCACGAGGCCGACCTGCCCTGCACGATGTTCTGGTGGGAGAGCCCCGACGGCAGCCGCGTGCTGGCGTACCGGATCCCGTTCGAATACTGCAGCCCGCCCGGCGAGGTCGCCGGCCAGACCGAGAAGGCCCTGGGCCAGCTCGACCGCTCGCTCGGCGACCTGATGATCTTCTACGGGGTGGGCAACCACGGCGGCGGCCCCACCAAGGCCAACATCGAGTCCATCCACCGCTACGACCGGATGGGCACCTTCGGCGAGCTGACGATGTCCTCGCCGCGCCGCTACTTCGACGAGATGGCCAAGCGCCTGGGCGAGCAGGGCCTGGCCGAGCTGCCGGTGTGGCACGACGATCTGCAGCACCACGCCGCCGGCTGCTACTCCGCGCACTCCGGCGTCAAGGCGTGGCAGCGCCGGGCGCAGGCCGCGGTCCTGTCGGCCGAGCGGTGGGCGGCCGTTGCCGGCCACGACGTGCGCGCGGACCTGGAGCGGGCCTGGAAGCAGGTGCTGTTCAACCAGTTCCACGACGTGCTGCCCGGCTCGGCGATCGAGCCCGCCTACGACGACGCCCGCGACCAGCTCGGCGAGGCCGTCGCGATCGCCAAGCGGATCATCACCCGGGCCCACAACGTGATCGCCCGTGACATCCGCATCCCGCAGGAGGACGGCACCCAGCCGGTGGTCGTCTTCAACCCGCACCCGTGGCCGGTCACGACCCGGGTCGAGATGCAGTACGGGCTCGCGCCGGCGGGCGTGCGGGTCGTGGACGCGGACGGCGCCGACGTGCCCTGCCAGCGCACGCAGTCGGTCGCCACCACCGACGACAAGGGCCGCGGCGCCACGGTCTTCCAGGCCGAGCTGCCACCGCTGGGCTACCGCCTCTACCGCCTGCGCCAGGGCGCCGCGACGGCCCCGAGCGGCCTGTCGTGCGGCGAGACCCACATCGAGAACGACGTGCTCCGCCTGGAGCTCGACCCCGCGACCGGCTGGCTGTCCAGCCTGCTCGACAAGCGCACCGGCGTCGACCTGGTGGCCGGCGCGGCGGGCGAGCACACGGTGATCTGCGAGGACCCGACCGACACCTGGGGGCACCGCGTCATCTCCTACGACTGGCCGGGCGAGGCGATGGCGGTCACGAACATCGTGCTGCGCGAGCAGGGCCCGCTGCGTGCCCGCATCCGGGTGGAGCGGGAGTGGGGCCGCTCGACGATGGTGGAGGAGTTCATCCTGGGCGCGGGCGGCGACGACGCGGTCGAGGTGCGGGTCACCATCGACTGGCGGGAGCAGGCCCACCTGATGAAGCTGCGTTTCCCGGTCGCGCTGGAGTCCCCGGCCGCCACCTATGAGATCCCGTTCGGGCACTTGAGCAAGCCACTCGACGGGGCCGAGGAACCGGCGCAGTCGTGGGTGGATCTGTCGGGGGCCGGCGCCGGCCTCGCCGTCGTGAACAACGCCAAGCACGGCTACGACGTATCGCCCGGCGACCCCGGCCGCAGCCCCAGCATCGGCATCACCGCCGTGCGCAGCCCCGTCTACGCCTGGCACGACCCACGGCTGCTGGACCCGGAAGGGTACTACTCCTACCAGGACCAGGGGACGCAGCGGTTCACGTACCTGCTGGTGCCGCACGCCGGCGACTGGCGGGCGGCCGGGCTCGCGCGGCGGGCCGCGCTGCTCGGCTCCCCGGTGCGCGCCATGCTGGAGAGCTTCCACGACGGCGCGCTCCCCGCCGCCCGCGGCTACCTCGACGACAGCGGCGGCCAGATCATGGTCACCGCGGTGAAGGCGCACGAGGACACCCCACGCGACCTTGTCGTCCGCGCCGTCGAGACCACCGGGCGGGCCGGCGTGGCCACCTTCGACATCCCGCTCGCCGGGGTCCGGCTCACGGCGGACTTCGGGCCGAGCGAGATCCGTACGTTCCGGATCCCGCTCGACGATCCGCTCTCCGCGGTCGAGACGAACCTCGTCGAGCTGACCACCCGCAAGGGCGCGTTCACAGTGGAAGCATGGTGA